In one window of Stigmatopora argus isolate UIUO_Sarg chromosome 19, RoL_Sarg_1.0, whole genome shotgun sequence DNA:
- the LOC144064628 gene encoding NF-kappa-B inhibitor alpha-like, which translates to MDVQGVSPSDRMDYNDLDHMEPKHGKMLPCQDDRLDSGLESLKEDELVNELDHLRVSEEVVFEYEPWRGIVTEDGDTLLHLAIIHEASEQVEQMIKLSRNHPFLNAQNNQRQTALHLAVITEQPQLVERLLKAGCDPRLADDSGNTALHIACKKGSLACFGVITQTSQRHLDSIISFANYSGHNCLHVASLYGYISLVENLVGLGTDINGQEQCSGKTALHLAVEVQNPTLVRRLLDLGADVNCLNYGGFTPYHLTYGRQNEEIRSQLYEKTAQELRSLPESESDESDMDDLDFPDDVLYDDIKFGK; encoded by the exons ATGGACGTCCAAGGAGTATCTCCCAGCGATCGCATGGATTATAACGATCTCGATCATATGGAGCCCAAACACGGCAAAATGTTGCCTTGCCAAGACGACCGCCTCGATAGTGGTCTGGAATCGTTGAAGGAAGACGAGCTGGTTAACGAGTTAGATCACTTACGAGTGAGCGAAGAAGTCGTTTTCGAGTACGAGCCTTGGAGAGGCATCGTGACCGAGGACGGAGACAC gCTTCTTCACTTGGCCATCATTCATGAAGCCTCTGAGCAAGTTGAACAGATGATCAAACTATCACGCAATCACCCCTTCCTGAATGCACAGAATAACCAAAGACAG ACGGCACTCCACCTCGCTGTGATCACAGAGCAGCCCCAGTTGGTAGAACGACTCCTGAAGGCAGGCTGCGATCCACGGCTGGCTGACGACTCCGGGAACACGGCGTTGCACATAGCCTGCAAAAAAGGTTCCCTCGCCTGTTTCGGTGTCATCACCCAAACAAGTCAACGCCACCTCGACTCCATCATCTCCTTCGCTAACTACAGCG GACACAACTGTCTTCATGTCGCGTCGCTTTATGGTTACATTTCATTAGTGGAGAATCTTGTCGGATTGGGTACAGACATCAATGGACAG GAACAATGCAGTGGGAAGACAGCGCTCCACCTAGCTGTGGAGGTCCAAAACCCAACCCTGGTCCGTCGCCTCCTTGACCTCGGCGCTGACGTTAACTGCCTCAACTATGGCGGTTTCACACCTTACCATCTCACGTATGGACGGCAAAACGAAGAAATACGTAGCCAACTGTACGAGAAAACGGCGCAGGAGTTGAGGAGCTTGCCCGAGAGTGAATCCGATGAAAGCGATATGGACGATCTGGACTTCCCGGACGATGTG TTATACGATGACATAAAGTTTGGAAAATAA